A genome region from Paramisgurnus dabryanus chromosome 12, PD_genome_1.1, whole genome shotgun sequence includes the following:
- the dsg2.2 gene encoding desmoglein-2.1, producing MLYSLLCLVFLLFLTVQSTGDCRILSNKKRHKREWVIPSRKVTENVDYTHDPYVARIRSDMSESLYYTLKGPGADEPPIGLFVIDEHKGMVRLTRPLDREEREIYTLRAIAWFSNNSIAEGNIKINVTVEDQNDNLPKFIKSERGSVYEGSSAGTFVMQVVAKDEDQLGTLNSKIAYTLVKQEPNNGKLYFAIDKDNGTIFVKDPTLDREEQDSYMLTLHAADMYGSAEGNVDTTTVFIDILDINDNFPTLENNEFSASIDENVAHMEVLKIQALDADEERTDNWLAVFEIVSGNEDGRFSVETDHRTNMGVVFLNKAVDFEAVSNLNLSLAVANKAPPGAPLGRSAGPEGLNASEQKLYLLKINVENKRDGPKFEPRVKFVFVSEDIQNNSIPGVIATYTAIDEDTGKTAEKVKYAKGYDPDNWISVNKDTAEITLHTVPDRESPFVVNGTYYVKILCITDEIHSRTSTGTIAIQVENINDICPKLTDNVKYVCSDDKVVNVTAEDNDADPYGAPLEFILIPEKTTGKWSLRKINDVSASLLTYEDLWPGYYQVTMEIKDSQGLACPDEQVLQFEVCTCSEKSFCAPQLEVTLGEPVIVLLGLEILFLLLLALILIKCKCGGDAFIDMPFETKACFISYNTEGIGEYKDDLLMSISPKFTSERGNEFINASTATVMNFKTPRDEIQTPSSHVTANVSAIGSGMIHKMFGSLYDELDMQEIPVNYQAINYALPDAILKEYFMQKARCISGAAYSEDEPMNYTYEGERSGTDSLSICIYSEFDNDLELLDDLGPKFHSLGEVCGLRQSPSVPTGTQADPKVTVNTVTTKPATHETPVNAGSSSHVTKPVQPSPVEKSLPVQATPNDELVTPVYYTINKPISSNVVLSQNLSFGHGQGVYIINRSLETEGQNIDHPIMCSQIAPYMPVMVRQGLGEIISIPNLLTNQNLAMVQRPMLIGSPQLVEVPEGLVVSGEYGQGRVNLRHYFTVP from the exons ATGCTTTACTCTTTGCTGTGTCTGGTCTTCTTACTGTTCCTTACTGTCCAG AGTACTGGAGACTGTCGCATACTATCAAACAAGAAACGACACAAAAGAGAGTGGGTAATACCTTCTAGAAAAGTCACAGAAAATGTGGACTATACTCATGATCCCTATGTGGCCAGG ATTCGATCAGACATGAGCGAGTCACTGTACTACACTCTAAAGGGGCCAGGAGCTGATGAGCCCCCGATTGGCCTGTTTGTGATAGATGAGCACAAAGGGATGGTTCGCCTTACACGGCCTCTTGATCGTGAGGAGAGAGAGATCTACACA CTTAGGGCAATTGCATGGTTCAGTAATAACAGCATAGCAGAAggcaatattaaaataaatgtcacAGTGGAGGACCAGAATGATAACCTTCCAAAATTCATCAAGTCAGAACGAGGCAGCGTTTACGAGGGAAGCTCAGCTG GAACCTTTGTAATGCAGGTTGTAGCCAAAGATGAAGATCAGCTAGGCACACTAAACAGTAAAATAGCTTACACGTTAGTCAAACAAGAGCCAAACAATGGCAAGCTTTACTTTGCCATTGATAAAGACAATGGAACGATCTTCGTGAAGGACCCAACGCTTGACAGAGAG GAACAGGACTCGTATATGCTTACACTGCACGCTGCTGACATGTATGGAAGTGCTGAAGGAAATGTTGACACAACTACTGTGTTTATAGACATCCTGGACATCAATGACAATTTTCCTACCTTGGAGAACAATGAG TTTTCAGCGAGTATTGATGAGAATGTGGCACATATGGAGGTGTTGAAAATCCAGGCACTTGATGCAGACGAAGAAAGGACAGACAACTGGTTGGCTGTGTTTGAAATAGTCTCAGGGAATGAAGACGGACGTTTCTCCGTTGAAACTGATCACAGGACAAATATGGGAGTGGTGTTCTTGAACAAG GCTGTTGACTTTGAGGCTGTATCTAATCTGAACCTGAGCTTGGCGGTTGCAAACAAAGCTCCTCCGGGTGCGCCTCTGGGCAGATCAGCAGGTCCTGAGGGCTTAAATGCATCTGAGCAAAAGTTGTACTTACTAAAGATCAATGTGGAAAACAAGCGAGATGGACCAAAGTTTGAGCCGAGGGTCAAGTTTGTATTTGTGTCAGAAGACATCCAAAACAATTCAATTCCAGGAGTGATTGCCACGTACACTGCTATAGATGAAGACACGGGAAAAACAGCAGAAAAAGTCAA ATATGCAAAGGGATATGATCCTGATAACTGGATTTCTGTTAATAAAGACACGGCTGAGATTACTCTCCACACTGTGCCAGACCGCGAGTCTCCGTTTGTGGTGAATGGTACTTACTATGTGAAGATCCTCTGCATAACAGATG AAATACACTCTCGGACATCTACAGGGACTATAGCCATACAGGTGGAAAACATTAATGATATCTGTCCAAAGCTCACTGACAATGTGAAGTATGTATGCAGCGATGATAAAGTCGTGAACGTCACAGCAGAGGACAATGATGCAGATCCATATGGAGCTCCTCTGGAGTTCATTTTGATACCAGAGAAGACAACAGGAAAATGGAGTCTGCGGAAAATAAATG ATGTAAGTGCTTCCTTGCTAACCTATGAAGATTTATGGCCTGGCTATTATCAAGTGACAATGGAAATCAAAGACAGTCAGGGTCTGGCCTGTCCTGATGAGCAAGTCCTTCAGTTCGAGGTGTGCACCTGCTCAGAAAAATCTTTTTGTGCTCCACAATTAGAAGTCACGCTTGGGGAACCAGTGATTGTTTTGCTGGGTCTAGAAATCCTCTTCCTTCTCT TGCTGGCCTTGatcttaataaaatgtaaatgtggaGGAGATGCGTTTATTGACATGCCTTTTGAAACCAAAGCCTGCTTCATCTCTTACAACACAGAAGGAATAGGAGAATATAAG GATGATCTTCTGATGAGCATTTCACCAAAATTCACCAGTGAAAGGGGAAATGAGTTCATAAATGCATCCACAGCAACAGTCATGAACTTCAAAACACCAAGGGATGAAATTCAGACCCCCAGTTCACACGTGACTGCCAATGTGAGTGCTATAGGGTCAGGAATGATCCACAAGATGTTTGGAAGTCTCTATGACGAGCTGGACATGCAGGAAATACCTGTCAATTATCAAGCTATAAATTATGCCTTGCCAGATGCAATACTGAAAGAATACTTCATGCAA AAAGCAAGATGTATATCGGGAGCTGCTTATTCAGAGGACGAACCGATGAATTATACATATGAAGGGGAAAGATCTGGTACAGATTCATTGAGCATCTGCATCTATAGTGAGTTTGACAATGACTTGGAGCTCTTGGACGACCTGGGTCCAAAGTTTCACTCTTTGGGTGAGGTGTGTGGACTCAGACAGTCTCCATCAGTACCTACTGGGACACAGGCTGACCCTAAAGTTACTGTTAATACTGTCACGACCAAACCAGCCACTCATGAGACTCCAGTTAATGCGGGATCTTCCAGTCACGTGACAAAACCGGTCCAACCCAGTCCCGTAGAGAAGTCATTACCTGTACAAGCCACACCTAATGACGAACTAGTCACACCTGTATACTACACGATCAACAAGCCAATATCTAGCAACGTTGTACTTTCACAGAATCTGTCATTTGGGCATGGACAAGGTGTGTACATAATTAATCGTTCTTTGGAAACTGAGGGACAAAACATTGATCACCCAATTATGTGTTCACAGATTGCTCCTTACATGCCCGTCATGGTTAGACAAGGCTTAGGTGAAATTATTTCTATTCCGAATCTGTTAACAAATCAGAACCTTGCAATGGTGCAACGACCAATGTTAATTGGTTCACCACAGCTGGTAGAAGTACCTGAAGGATTGGTTGTGTCTGGAGAATATGGGCAGGGTAGAGTGAATCTTAGACATTATTTTACTGTACCATGA